From one Cyanobacterium stanieri PCC 7202 genomic stretch:
- a CDS encoding hypothetical protein (KEGG: ehi:EHI_027580 importin alpha~SPTR: Importin alpha, putative), protein MKYLTLFISALLWMTPFAQVRAETNVSAGEVGDLMGSYMCKSLITTGTMDDPDILEEFALAAAARYEEDNPEEFLSLMLGLVFVDNIGNDPLSLELMRGAFSYIINDDDCFRIFLNDAQSKGTLEEQSPD, encoded by the coding sequence ATGAAATACTTGACTTTATTCATTAGTGCGTTGCTGTGGATGACACCTTTTGCTCAGGTGAGGGCAGAAACAAATGTCAGTGCTGGTGAGGTGGGGGATTTGATGGGAAGCTATATGTGTAAGTCTTTGATCACCACGGGAACTATGGATGATCCTGATATTTTGGAGGAGTTTGCTTTGGCAGCGGCGGCTCGATATGAGGAGGATAATCCCGAGGAGTTTTTATCTTTGATGCTTGGTTTAGTTTTTGTGGATAATATTGGGAATGATCCCCTCAGTTTAGAGTTAATGAGAGGGGCTTTTAGTTATATCATCAATGATGATGATTGTTTTCGGATTTTCCTCAATGATGCCCAAAGTAAGGGAACATTGGAAGAGCAGTCACCTGACTAG